A genomic stretch from Coregonus clupeaformis isolate EN_2021a chromosome 23, ASM2061545v1, whole genome shotgun sequence includes:
- the LOC121555114 gene encoding flocculation protein FLO11: MESFAGDGEGSTDDFTGGKRKSKLKTLKKRLFGRTKRETKLSQSTSDVTDAEGLGSAEHLCSGVLGSRALSHDSIFLADQDLSSPEQARVLSQEIVQGRIKELQMKLQQQNMRLDPSPMVLPIKRPEDLGGSSEDDGLPHSPPEISMGDNRHPRGASYKFPAPPRHHSSLSLAGTGSEEEEQASSQPLSRPLSPMPKPPLTSFLLPTPSAPLSAFSPASPALDFSIPAQFTPSLDNSAARHRMSIKPRNQRASAKNKRLTMTESRPRSESLNNFHRPLTEEEDDGPAITGGKTRLRSHSTQILKAEQGGSTTPTAPSELTPLKSGPTEAEVCPKPSTSTPTLPCKPSPQEQPHPGVALRPVETVPGKQPQSSSVTTVQDLRYTPQQQTLKQSLGDPKPSAPSQTKRDVLSKSGVKDSTPSTEGSPKENPVPATQPAASLASVVALRTSSLRWKPEAGAAGQSTTEPPAGQEDPGQAEPLSTGGALRPVSGSFRFSINSTRERERPRKGSGGFLGVVEQGREVKLTPSNTSQRGQEQQGGRQEEAKPKEEELTASNMGEKVSEGEEMEEESREGVEEAVEVKEEAQEEEEEGKSAFGVKLRSTYLSLRVRAEAATSKSDLKIKRQSQEVGALPLTPYTPSSKPTGLGGLQDTPSTNSMPKKLNTNTWDAPTTLSSPRGRAGSLREAATSAQPTTPATPKEVQTTPVPAMEAHITSSAPQDPPTGPQAVPQATVSWMSMAWGKTRGLQQLFTSSLPREFTGMQSPTQPQCQTTTQPQTSSLAQIVTQTQRQNATQPQTQTTTPPQAQTAAQPQSQTTMQPLTAKLLQSQNSAQPPQTAAQAPTQTTKQQQTAKTPQTQNATQPQTVTQPSTQNTKPSTHTSNQTNTQAAQPTTATQPLAQSTLCSVSRVTAQSNLRATQHTLHSTPQPQAQATLRSAPMGATSTQPPAPSSLSSSPSSTPSQPPWSARGLNPTPQPKPALAPTTTPAPVQAPAPALGRGERTPVLQGKSEEAAVPTEKRVERDRPGTVGGRAAFLEKRAEWTPPAGSKVELRRTRTPPESQPTAESAAPSKTPPTHRDTKVAQLDGRPESSPTKVAGRLADREDKWQRMNMATSASPSSSPSSSSPLQTNSDSGGQPSWMELAKRKSMAWNDKTMD; the protein is encoded by the exons ATGGAGTCTTTCGCAGGAGATGGGGAGGGCAGCACTGATGACTTTACAGGAG GTAAGAGGAAGTCCAAGCTGAAGACCCTGAAGAAACGTCTGTTTGGGAGGACCAAGAGAGAGACCAAACTCAGCCAGTCTACTAGTGATGTCACTGACGCGGAGGGGCTGGGCTCAGCTGAGcatct GTGTTCAGGCGTGTTGGGATCACGGGCGTTGTCACATGACAGTATTTTCTTGGCCGACCAGGATCTGTCTAGTCCGGAGCAGGCCAGGGTTCTATCCCAGGAGATCGTCCAAGGCAGGATCAAAGAACTCCAG ATGAAGCTCCAGCAGCAGAACATGCGTCTAGACCCGTCCCCAATGGTCCTGCCAATCAAACGTCCTGAGGACCTGGGGGGCAGCTCAGAGGACGATGGTCTGCCCCACAGCCCTCCCGAAATCTCCATGGGCGACAACAGACACCCCCGGGGGGCATCTTACAAG ttCCCTGCCCCTCCCAGGCACCATAGCTCTCTGAGTTTAGCAGGAACAGGAAGTGAGGAGGAAGAGCAG GCCTCCTCCCAACCCTTGTCCCGTCCCCTCTCTCCCATGCCCAAACCTCCTCTTACCAGCTTCCTGCTCCCCACCCCATCTGCCCCCCTCTCTGCCTTCTCCCCTGCCTCTCCTGCCTTGGACTTCAGCATCCCAGCCCAGTTCACCCCCTCCCTGGATAACTCTGCCGCCCGCCACCGTATGTCCATCAAGCCCAGGAACCAGAGGGCCAGCGCCAAGAACAAAAGGCTGACCATG actgAGTCGAGACCACGCTCAGAGAGTCTTAACAACTTTCACCGGCCCTTGACAGAGGAGGAAGACGACGGGCCTGCCATTACTGGAGGGAAAACACGTTTACGTTCTCACTCTACCCAGATCCTAAAGGCGGAGCAAGGGGGGTCGACCACCCCCACTGCACCCTCAGAGCTGACACCCCTTAAGTCTGGTCCCACAGAGGCTGAGGTGTGCCCAaaaccctctacctctaccccaaCCCTCCCCTGCAAGCCCTCTCCACAGGAGCAGCCCCATCCTGGGGTTGCTCTGAGACCAGTGGAAACTGTACCAGGCAAACAGCCACAGTCCTCCTCTGTGACCACAGTCCAGGACCTGAGATACACTCCACAACAGCAGACTCTGAAACAGTCCCTGGGAGACCCCAAGCCCTCAGCCCCGTCCCAAACCAAGAGGGATGTCCTGAGCAAGAGTGGGGTGAAAGATTCAACCCCCAGCACAGAGGGTAGCCCCAAAGAAAACCCAGTCCCGGCCACCCAGCCCGCAGCTAGCCTGGCCTCAGTGGTGGCTCTCAGAACATCCTCTCTGAGGTGGAAGCCAGAGGCTGGGGCTGCTGGTCAGAGTACCACAGAGCCACCTGCTGGGCAGGAGGACCCAGGTCAGGCTGAGCCACTGTCCACTGGAGGAGCTCTGAGGCCAGTTTCCGGATCCTTCCGCTTCTCCATCAACTCTACCAGGGAGCGGGAGAGACCCAGGAAGGGAAGTGGTGGTTTCTTGGGAGTGGTGGagcag gggagagaggtgaaGTTGACCCCCTCAAACACCAGCCAGAGGGGGCAGGAGCAGCAGGGGGGCAGGCAAGAGGAGGCCAAGCCCAAAGAAGAGGAGTTGACTGCCAGCAATATGGGGGAGAAAGTCTCggaaggggaggagatggaggaggagagcagggagggagtggaggaggcagTGGAAGTGAAGGAGGAGGcacaggaagaggaggaagaggggaaatCAGCATTTGGCGTGAAGCTTCGCTCCACCTATCTCTCTCTGAGGGTCCGGGCGGAGGCAGCCACCAGCAAATCAGATCTCAAGATTAAGCGCCAAAGTCAGGAGGTGGGtgctctccctctaaccccttaCACCCCTTCCTCAAAACCCACCGGGCTTGGGGGGCTACAGGACACTCCGTCAACCAACTCCATGCCCAAAAAGCTCAATACGAACACCTGGGATGCCCCAACAACACTGTCTTCACCCAGGGGGAGAGCTGGCTCCCTCAGAGAAGCAG CAACCTCAGCCCAGCCTACCACCCCAGCTACCCCTAAGGAGGTCCAAACCACCCCTGTCCCAGCCATGGAAGCCCACATTACCTCCTCAGCCCCTCAGGACCCCCCGACTGGCCCCCAGGCGGTCCCCCAGGCTACCGTATCCTGGATGAGCATGGCATGGGGGAAGACCAGGGGCCTCCAGCAGCTCTTCACCAGCAGTCTGCCCAGAGAGTTCACTGGCATGCAGTCCCCAACTCAACCGCAATGTcagaccacaacacaaccacagacGTCGTCACTGGCTCAGATCGTGACGCAAACTCAGAGACAGAATGCAACACaaccacagacacagacaacaacgCCACCACAGGCTCAGACCGCAGCACAACCACAATCACAGACCACAATGCAACCCCTGACTGCTAAACTACTGCAGTCACAGAATTCAGCACAACCACCACAGACAGCAGCACAAGCACCCACACAGACCACAAAACAACAGCAGACTGCCAAAACACCACAGACACAGAACGCAACACAACCACAGACAGTGACCCAACCATCAACACAGAACACAAAACCATCAACACACACGTCAAACCAAACCAACACTCAGGCAGCACAACCAACCACCGCCACTCAACCTCTAGCACAATCTACCCTATGTTCTGTGTCTCGGGTGACCGCACAGTCCAACCTACGAGCAACCCAGCACACCCTGCACTCCACTCCACAGCCCCAAGCCCAAGCCACACTACGGTCCGCCCCAATGGGTGCCACTTCCACTCAGCCCCCAGCCCCGTCTTCCCTCTCTTCAAGCCCAAGCTCCACACCCAGCCAGCCCCCCTGGAGCGCACGAGGTCTCAACCCTACCCCTCAGCCCAAACCAGCCTTAGCCCCAACAacaaccccagccccagtccaagccccagccccagcactagggagaggtgagaggaccCCTGTTCTCCAAGGGAAGAGTGAGGAGGCGGCTGTGCCAACAGAGAAGAGGGTGGAGCGGGACAGGCCAGGGACTGTGGGAGGGAGGGCAGCCTTTCTGGAGAAACGGGCAGAGTGGACCCCTCCTGCTGGGAGCAAG GTGGAGCTCAGGAGAACGAGGACCCCACCTGAGTCTCAGCCCACAGCTGAATCTGCTGCTCCTTCCAAAACGCCACCcactcacagagacactaaaGTTGCTCAACTTGATGGGAGACCAG aGTCAAGCCCAACTAAAGTGGCAGGTAGGCTTGCAGACAGAGAGGACAAATGGCAGAGAATGAACATGGCAACGTCGGCGTCTCCTTCATCATCACCTTCATCATCATCCCCCCTGCAGACCAACTCTGACAGCGGGGGGCAGCCATCTTGGATGGAACTGGCCAAGAGGAAGTCAATGGCCTGGAATGACAAGACCATGGACTGA
- the LOC121554083 gene encoding protein CREG2 produces the protein MKPHHLSLALFAALLCLCENYTLRNSVSWAVASNDVVVEEELDAVSEEEVAPALLVDNSGLWKQAYPPSVLRNGAEKPKETVKSKTEDAAPVSSASRVFSYRMEEVKAPASAPSPPPHQETARTARYMAHYSDWGHLATISTQDKIKDLPFGNIFSVSDGPMDNSTGVVYFYVTLMDNTVADLRSFPFASLTFSEAEGDFCRQQVYDPEDPRCARLTLTGKMVEVGPEEVEFAQEAMFSRHPVMRKWPVGHNWFFMKLELKQVWLQDWVGGVSLIPLEDYFKATPY, from the exons ATGAAGCCACATCATCTTTCCCTGGCATTATTTGCCGCGCTACTGTGCCTTTGTGAGAACTACACTCTCAGAAACTCAGTATCTTGGGCTGTCGCCTCCAACGATGTCGTTGTGGAGGAAGAGCTGGACGCCGTGTCCGAGGAGGAGGTCGCCCCCGCTTTGCTAGTGGACAACAGCGGGCTGTGGAAACAGGCATACCCACCCTCCGTTTTACGAAATGGTGCGGAGAAGCCCAAAGAAACCGTCAAATCGAAAACGGAGGATGCAGCGCCCGTGTCATCTGCGTCCAGGGTGTTCTCCTATCGGATGGAGGAGGTGAAAGCACCCGCCAGTGCCCCCTCACCTCCCCCACATCAGGAGACTGCGAGAACCGCCAGATACATGGCCCACTACAGCGACTGGGGACATCTCGCCACCATTTCCACTCAAGACAAG ATTAAGGACCTTCCGTTCGGGAATATCTTCTCGGTCAGTGATGGCCCAATGGACAACAGTACAGGAGTTGTCTACTTCTACGTCACTCTGATGGACAACACTGTAGCAGACCTGAGAAGCTTCCCATTCGCCTCTCTCACCTtttcagaggcagagggagactTCTGCAG GCAGCAGGTGTATGATCCTGAGGACCCCCGCTGTGCCAGACTGACCCTGACAGGCAAGATGGTGGAAGTGGGCCCAGAGGAGGTGGAGTTTGCCCAGGAGGCCATGTTCTCTAG ACACCCTGTGATGAGGAAATGGCCAGTGGGACACAACTGGTTCTTTATGAAGCTGGAGCTCAAACAGGTCTGGCTCCAGGATTGGGTTGGAGGGGTGTCACTCATCCCCCTGGAAGACTACTTCAAAGCCACACCCTACTGA